A single window of Nicotiana sylvestris chromosome 3, ASM39365v2, whole genome shotgun sequence DNA harbors:
- the LOC138888583 gene encoding uncharacterized protein, whose amino-acid sequence MIASVIWRELRESVVGVRRVNDRLMAIKLVVGGSTLNVVSAYAPQAGLGEEVKRRFWERFDELVRGIPLTEKLFIGGDFNDHIGSSARGYDDVHGGFGLGDRNVGGASQLDFARAFELVIANSSFPKREEHLVTFRSMVAKTQIDYILLRRCDRGICEDCKVIPSETLATQHRLLVMDVGIVIKKKKRFVRGQPRIRWGALAKDNAHELEGRLLAMGAWKSSRDASAMWTTTTNYIREAAREVLGISKGYYGEHRGDWWWNDVVQGKVEAKKLAYLALVESTDEEQRRTNRMRYKEARKEAKLAVTDAKTVAFDRLYEELGGKGRDKKLFQLAKARERITRDLDQVRCIKDEEGRVLTEDSQIKHRWQAYGWASVGSVRF is encoded by the coding sequence ATGATTGCTTCTGTAATTTGGAGGGAGCTTAGGGAGTCAGTGGTTGGGGTTAGGCGGGTGAATGACAGATTGATGGCGATTAAGTTAGTAGTTGGAGGGAGCACTCtgaatgtcgttagcgcgtacgcgccACAAGCGGGCTTGGGCGAGGAGGTTAAGAGGCGCTTCTGGGAGAGGTTTGATGAGCTGGTGCGGGGTATTCCATTAACGGAGAAGTTATttataggaggggatttcaatgatCATATTGGGTCGTCGGCTAGGGGCTATGACGACGTGCACGGTGGCTTCGGCTTGGGGGATAGGAACGTAGGTGGTGCTTCTCAATTGGATTTCGCTAGGGCTTTTGAGTTGGTGATTGCGAACTCTAGTTTCCCGAAGagggaggagcatttggttaccTTCCGGAGTATGGTGGCTAAGACCCAGATTGATTATATCCTCCTCAGGAGGTGTGATAGGGGGATATGCGAGGATTGTAAGGTGATCCCGAGTGAGACCCTCGCAACTCAACATAGGCTCCTGGTGATGGATGTTGGTATCgtgataaagaagaagaagaggtttGTACGAGGTCAACCGAGGATCAGGTGGGGTGCTTTGGCTAAGGATAATGCGCATGAGTTGGAAGGGCGGCTGTTGGCTATGGGTGCCTGGAAGAGTAGTAGGGATGCTAGCGCTATGTGGACGACGACGACAAACTATATTAGGGAGGCGgcaagagaggtgttagggatatcgaAGGGCTACTATGGCGAGCACCGAggcgactggtggtggaatgatgtggtccaaggtaaagtggaagcaaagaaacTGGCGTACCTTGCGTTAGTGGAGAGTACCGATGAGGAGCAGAGGAGAACAAACAGAATGAGGTATAAGGAAGCCAGGAAAGAGGCAAAATTAGCGGTCACAGATGCTAAAACTGTTGCGTTTGACCGTTTGTATGAGGAACTGGGGGGAAAAGGTAGGGACAAGAAGCTATTTCAGCTGGCTAAAGCGAGAGAGAGGATAACTCGTGACCTGgatcaagtgaggtgcatcaaagacgaggaaGGCAGAGTATTGACAGAAGACTCCCAGATTAAGCATAGATGGCAGGCGTAtgggtgggcatcggtcggttcggttcggttttga
- the LOC138888582 gene encoding uncharacterized mitochondrial protein AtMg00240-like, with the protein MELITDLGMAGSKPVATPMECNQRFTTVEYDQHLELKDDEKLPDAGPYQRLVGKLVYLTMTRPDICYAFHVLSQFMQCPKKSHMEAAIRIVRYIKGAPGFGLQMISKQCPKLTAFCDADWASCPVSRKSVRGYVVKLGDSLVS; encoded by the coding sequence ATGGAATTGATCACTGATCTTGGAATGGCAGGATCAAAACCAGTAGCCACTCCAATGGAATGTAATCAGAGATTCACGACAGTAGAATATGATCAACACTTGGAGCTGAAAGACGATGAGAAGCTGCCAGATGCAGGGCCATACCAAAGATTGGTTGGGAAGCTGGTGTACCTCACTATGACAAGACCAGACATTTGTTATGCATTTCATGTGTTGAGCCAATTTATGCAATGTCCAAAGAAGTCACACATGGAGGCAGCAATAAGAATTGTAAGGTACATAAAAGGGGCACCAGGTTTTGGTCTGCAGATGATCTCAAAGCAGTGCCCAAAACTCACAGCATTTTGTGATGCTGACTGGGCATCATGTCCAGTGTCCAGAAAGTCTGTGAGAGGGTATGTGGTGAAACTAGGAGACTCTTTGGTATCTTGA
- the LOC104238138 gene encoding uncharacterized protein, translating to MNMDVRKIVVIVEDLEVSRTALQWALHNFLRYGDLVILLHVFPNLKPRSNNKKLRNLRLKGFQLALTFQDLCNNYPNTKTEIVVTEGDSDGGKIAAVVREIGASALVVGLHDHSFLYKMAMAENNIASNLNCKVLAIKQPTSLTTTRKRTISLPDSSTNMDFSQIEISSLSVPEVGPPRIPYQVCPDPHAIIWRTGRSRRWTIRD from the exons ATGAATATGGATGTGAGGAAAATAGTTGTAATTGTGGAAGATTTGGAAGTATCAAGAACAGCTCTTCAATGGGCTCTTCATAATTTCTTACGTTATGGGGATTTAGTGATACTTCTCCACGTTTTCCCAAATTTAAAACCCAGAAGCAACAATAAGAAGCTCAGGAATCTCCGCCTCAAAGGTTTTCAATTGGCTCTGACTTTTCAAGATCTCTGCAACAATTATCCCAAC ACCAAGACTGAGATTGTGGTCACTGAAGGGGACTCAGATGGAGGAAAGATTGCTGCTGTGGTTAGAGAGATTGGAGCTTCTGCTCTTGTTGTTGGACTTCATGATCATAGCTTCCTTTACAA GATGGCCATGGCCGAGAACAATATAGCAAGCAATTTGAATTGCAAAGTGCTAGCTATCAAGCAACCAACGTCATTGACCACTACAAGGAAAAGGACTATATCTTTACCTGACAGTTCAACCAACATGGACTTCTCACAGATTGAAATATCTTCACTGAG TGTCCCTGAAGTTGGCCCACCAAGAATTCCATACCAAGTTTGTCCAGACCCTCATGCTATTATTTGGAGAACAGGGAGATCCAGAAGATGGACAATAAGAGATTAA